In a genomic window of Deltaproteobacteria bacterium:
- a CDS encoding DegT/DnrJ/EryC1/StrS family aminotransferase, which yields MDVPFLDLKRQYQAIRGEILERVRAVLESQKFILGEEVEGLERELARYCGAAEAVGVASGSDAILVSIMALGLKEGEGVVTVPFTFFATAGSISRLGCIPFFVDIDPRTLNMDPEKLRAFVQTDCRVDGSGRLFHKDKGVPIRAVVPVHLFGQCADMDPIMEICGRYQLLVIEDAAQAIGAEYRPSPHRPGRQAGTMGTTGCFSFYPSKNLGGFGDGGMVVSGDTELTERVRMLRVHGSRPKYHHHLVGLNSRLDALQAAVLRVKLRYLDGWSHARKENAARYSRLFQEMGYEDLGISLPSVQYENRHVFNQYVIRVPQRERLRLFLQAHGIGTDVYYPRPLHLQECYHHLGYKEGQFPVSEEACRTALALPIFPEITPEEQRYVVEKIGAFYRS from the coding sequence ATGGATGTACCTTTCCTCGACCTGAAGAGGCAGTATCAGGCTATTCGCGGGGAGATATTGGAGAGGGTCCGTGCGGTTCTGGAGAGCCAGAAATTCATCCTGGGCGAGGAGGTGGAGGGCCTTGAAAGGGAGCTCGCCCGTTACTGTGGAGCCGCAGAAGCGGTGGGCGTCGCTTCCGGCTCCGATGCAATCCTCGTCTCGATCATGGCCTTAGGCCTCAAGGAAGGGGAAGGCGTCGTCACCGTGCCTTTTACCTTTTTCGCCACTGCGGGATCCATCTCCCGGCTGGGCTGCATCCCCTTCTTTGTGGACATCGATCCGAGAACCTTGAATATGGATCCAGAAAAACTGAGAGCCTTTGTTCAAACCGACTGCCGGGTGGATGGCAGCGGCCGACTCTTCCACAAGGACAAAGGCGTTCCCATACGGGCGGTCGTACCCGTCCATCTGTTCGGCCAGTGCGCCGACATGGACCCCATAATGGAGATATGCGGGAGATACCAGCTGCTGGTCATCGAGGATGCGGCTCAGGCGATCGGGGCTGAGTACAGACCGAGCCCCCACCGGCCTGGACGCCAAGCGGGCACCATGGGCACAACCGGATGTTTCTCCTTCTATCCCTCCAAGAACCTGGGCGGGTTTGGAGACGGAGGTATGGTGGTTTCAGGAGACACGGAGTTGACCGAAAGGGTGCGGATGCTCAGGGTTCATGGAAGCCGACCCAAGTACCACCACCACCTTGTCGGTTTGAACAGCCGTCTCGATGCTCTCCAGGCAGCTGTTCTCAGAGTCAAACTGAGGTACCTGGACGGCTGGTCGCACGCCAGGAAAGAGAATGCAGCCCGCTACAGCCGGTTGTTTCAAGAGATGGGATACGAAGATCTGGGGATTTCACTCCCCTCTGTCCAGTATGAAAACCGTCACGTATTCAACCAATATGTCATACGGGTGCCACAAAGGGAACGGCTTCGCCTGTTTCTCCAGGCCCATGGCATCGGCACAGATGTCTACTATCCCCGCCCTCTCCATCTTCAGGAATGCTACCACCATCTCGGATACAAGGAGGGGCAATTCCCGGTTTCAGAAGAGGCATGCAGGACGGCACTGGCACTCCCGATTTTCCCGGAAATTACCCCTGAGGAACAGCGATACGTGGTCGAGAAAATCGGGGCCTTTTATCGGAGCTAG
- the iorA gene encoding indolepyruvate ferredoxin oxidoreductase subunit alpha, whose protein sequence is MKRVLKGNEAIARGAYEAGVRFAAAYPGTPSSEILDTIGREYEEIYAEWAPNEKVALEAAIGASIGGARAMACMKHVGVNVAADPLMTLSYTGVRGGIVLVTADDPGLYSSQNEQDNRNYAKFAKIPMLEPSDSQEAKDFVRIGFDLSEGFDTPVMVRSVTRISHSKTVVRLEDRCQAPIPVKVEKNPPKWVMLPLYGRERHKTVEERLAELEAYAADFPENRMELNDPKKGIITAGISYQYVKEIFPHYSCLKLGMVWPLSKTLIQRFCDQVEEVYVVEELDPFLEENLKIMGFPVNGGKRLFPRCGELNPLLVEKGLKGPDFREPAGVEAGTLPPRPPNMCAGCPHRGIFYVLKRKGFFVAGDIGCYTLAALPPLTALDSCICMGASIGQAHGLSKVLGPDDRRRVVAVIGDSTFIHGGITPLIDIAYNRGDATVILLDNHATAMTGFQEHPATGFTIRGEPTERLDFVGLAKSVGIKNIRVTNPWNLEEIERAITEETDSGASSLIINQGPCAMLRREIKEYHPPYAIDQDKCTGCRMCLGLGCPAISWNPVKGDEAAQAEGRKGKGFSSIEKSLCPGCGLCVQVCRFDAIYPTGGEAVCGFETRSRESSEGRTSLEGKHGK, encoded by the coding sequence ATGAAGAGAGTCTTGAAAGGGAACGAAGCGATTGCAAGGGGAGCTTACGAGGCGGGGGTGAGATTCGCTGCAGCCTACCCTGGCACACCGAGCTCGGAGATCCTGGACACGATCGGAAGAGAATACGAAGAGATATACGCCGAATGGGCACCCAACGAGAAAGTCGCTCTGGAAGCAGCTATCGGGGCGAGTATCGGTGGAGCCCGTGCGATGGCCTGCATGAAGCATGTTGGGGTCAATGTGGCCGCAGATCCCCTCATGACCCTTTCCTACACGGGGGTGAGGGGAGGGATCGTGTTGGTTACGGCAGATGATCCGGGGCTCTATTCCTCGCAAAACGAACAGGACAACCGCAACTACGCGAAGTTCGCAAAAATCCCCATGTTGGAGCCGAGCGACAGCCAAGAGGCCAAGGATTTCGTCAGGATCGGGTTTGACTTGAGCGAAGGATTCGACACACCGGTGATGGTGAGAAGCGTGACGAGAATATCCCATTCCAAGACCGTGGTGAGGCTGGAAGACCGGTGTCAGGCTCCGATCCCCGTAAAGGTGGAGAAGAATCCGCCCAAATGGGTCATGCTGCCTCTGTACGGGCGAGAGAGGCACAAGACAGTGGAAGAGAGGCTCGCCGAGCTCGAGGCTTACGCGGCGGACTTCCCTGAGAACCGCATGGAACTCAATGACCCGAAGAAGGGTATCATCACGGCTGGGATTTCCTATCAGTATGTCAAGGAGATTTTCCCTCATTACTCGTGCCTCAAGCTCGGAATGGTCTGGCCTCTTTCAAAAACCCTTATCCAGAGGTTTTGCGACCAGGTGGAAGAGGTCTATGTGGTGGAAGAGCTGGATCCATTCCTGGAAGAGAACCTGAAGATCATGGGCTTCCCTGTCAATGGAGGCAAGCGGCTCTTCCCACGCTGTGGTGAACTCAACCCTCTCCTCGTCGAAAAGGGATTGAAGGGGCCCGACTTCAGGGAACCGGCTGGCGTCGAGGCGGGTACATTGCCGCCGCGCCCCCCCAACATGTGTGCGGGGTGTCCCCACCGGGGGATATTCTACGTCCTGAAGAGAAAGGGCTTCTTTGTGGCCGGTGACATCGGATGTTACACCCTCGCTGCTCTTCCTCCATTGACAGCCCTCGATTCATGCATCTGTATGGGGGCCAGCATAGGGCAGGCCCACGGCCTTTCCAAAGTGCTCGGCCCCGATGACAGACGGCGGGTCGTTGCGGTGATCGGCGATTCCACCTTTATCCATGGTGGAATCACACCACTGATCGACATAGCCTACAACAGAGGCGATGCTACGGTTATCCTTCTTGACAACCATGCAACGGCCATGACCGGGTTTCAGGAACATCCGGCCACCGGTTTTACGATAAGGGGGGAGCCCACCGAGCGTCTCGACTTTGTCGGTCTGGCCAAATCCGTGGGGATCAAGAACATACGGGTCACCAACCCATGGAATCTGGAGGAGATCGAAAGGGCGATCACCGAAGAGACGGACAGCGGGGCTTCGTCGCTGATAATCAATCAAGGGCCCTGCGCAATGCTTCGCAGGGAGATCAAGGAGTACCATCCCCCGTATGCCATTGACCAGGATAAGTGTACGGGATGCCGGATGTGCCTCGGCCTGGGGTGTCCCGCCATCTCGTGGAACCCGGTGAAGGGAGACGAGGCGGCCCAGGCTGAAGGGAGGAAAGGAAAAGGATTTTCGTCGATCGAGAAGAGCCTTTGCCCTGGGTGCGGGCTGTGTGTGCAGGTGTGCAGATTCGATGCCATTTACCCCACGGGGGGTGAGGCCGTCTGCGGGTTCGAAACGAGGAGTCGGGAGTCTTCGGAGGGTCGCACCTCTTTGGAGGGGAAGCATGGAAAATGA
- a CDS encoding slipin family protein encodes MPVFLPVLVLFVIIILLSAVKVAREYERGVVFRLGRLILPPKGPGLFLIIPGIDRMLKISLRTVVMDVPPQDVITRDNVSIKVNAVVYFRVVNPADAVVQVENYLYATSQLAQTTLRSVVGQAELDEILSERDKINHELQTILDRHTDPWGIKVSMVEIKHVDLPQEMQRAMAKQAEAERERRSKVIRALGEFQAAQKISEAAKVMSVYPMALQLRYLQTLAEIATENNSTTVFPIPIDLFKPILEKLVPERKE; translated from the coding sequence ATGCCAGTTTTCCTTCCGGTTTTGGTTCTTTTTGTTATTATCATCCTGCTCTCTGCCGTGAAAGTCGCCAGGGAGTACGAGCGAGGGGTAGTGTTCCGATTGGGCCGGCTGATTCTGCCACCCAAGGGGCCTGGGCTGTTTCTGATTATTCCGGGAATCGACCGGATGCTCAAGATCAGCCTGAGAACCGTGGTCATGGACGTTCCTCCCCAGGACGTGATCACCCGGGATAATGTCTCGATCAAGGTCAATGCGGTGGTGTACTTCCGTGTTGTAAATCCGGCTGATGCTGTGGTTCAGGTGGAAAACTATCTCTACGCCACGTCGCAACTGGCACAGACCACCCTGAGGAGTGTTGTAGGGCAGGCCGAACTGGACGAAATCCTATCCGAAAGAGACAAGATCAACCACGAACTCCAGACGATTCTCGATCGCCATACCGACCCGTGGGGCATCAAGGTCTCCATGGTGGAGATCAAGCACGTGGATCTTCCCCAGGAGATGCAGCGGGCCATGGCCAAGCAGGCCGAGGCGGAGAGAGAGAGAAGGTCGAAGGTGATTCGGGCCTTGGGTGAGTTTCAAGCTGCACAGAAGATATCGGAGGCGGCGAAGGTGATGAGTGTGTATCCCATGGCCCTCCAGCTCAGGTATTTGCAGACCCTGGCCGAGATCGCCACGGAGAACAACTCGACTACTGTCTTTCCCATACCCATCGACCTGTTCAAGCCGATCCTGGAGAAGCTCGTTCCAGAGAGGAAGGAGTGA
- a CDS encoding DNA-3-methyladenine glycosylase 2 — protein sequence MFVRRSTELHESPVVKEVRVEDFDLSSTLESGQIFRYVRAPGGYLVHHRDRVFRVWQRGNALGFEGADEAAVLEYLGLRHNYGEIMRCLPRQGPLGEAVNLYWGLRILCQDPWECLICFLCSSAKSIAQIKVVVEGLCRAFGKPVSLGRYQGFTFPREGTIDDSERLRSIGLGFRARYVYEVNRMVAGGYLSGLAGRPYQEARALLMDLPGVGEKVADCVLLFSLGYLEAFPVDRWIKRGMQEAYFHGRKVSAGKISEFARRHFGQFAGYAQQYLFHYWRNSSTRLSTQNP from the coding sequence ATGTTCGTCAGGAGATCCACAGAGCTGCATGAATCCCCGGTTGTGAAAGAGGTCCGGGTGGAGGACTTCGATCTCTCCTCGACCCTGGAAAGCGGGCAGATCTTCCGCTATGTTCGTGCTCCCGGCGGATATCTCGTCCACCACCGGGACCGGGTTTTCAGGGTCTGGCAGAGAGGAAACGCTCTTGGTTTTGAAGGTGCGGACGAAGCCGCTGTGCTTGAATACTTGGGTCTTCGTCACAACTACGGGGAGATCATGAGATGCCTGCCTAGGCAAGGACCGCTGGGGGAGGCAGTGAATCTCTACTGGGGGCTCCGGATCCTTTGCCAGGACCCGTGGGAGTGTCTAATCTGTTTTCTCTGCTCATCGGCAAAGAGCATCGCCCAAATAAAGGTCGTCGTGGAGGGGCTGTGCCGGGCCTTTGGGAAGCCCGTCTCTCTAGGGCGCTATCAGGGGTTTACCTTCCCCCGGGAGGGAACGATTGACGATTCCGAAAGGCTCAGGTCCATAGGCCTCGGGTTTCGAGCCCGCTATGTTTATGAGGTCAATCGGATGGTTGCGGGAGGATACCTGTCCGGCCTGGCGGGCAGACCTTACCAGGAGGCGAGGGCGCTGCTCATGGACCTTCCCGGTGTGGGGGAGAAGGTAGCCGACTGCGTGCTCCTCTTCTCTCTTGGTTACCTGGAGGCCTTCCCGGTGGACAGGTGGATAAAGAGAGGGATGCAGGAAGCCTACTTCCACGGCAGAAAAGTATCTGCAGGGAAGATCAGCGAGTTTGCCCGCAGGCATTTCGGGCAGTTTGCCGGATATGCCCAGCAGTATCTGTTCCACTATTGGCGGAATTCATCCACCCGCTTATCGACGCAAAACCCGTAG
- a CDS encoding tetratricopeptide repeat protein, producing the protein MRKTPWGLLAIVGWIGFFLLFAVEAHSFFPTKVDGSHDVELSSELSKLVATLWFQRKERILFDGDRLGKKELDAIYEAQLNHGVRNLPILSSLLVRESLRALDRNDLETAQSLCLYAKKFARDFPLPYFTMARIYWTRSKKLVNLAVREDLAGIWAIFRNFGILFFKSINTLYMIAGALLLAFVGFALIMLIKYLSLYFYEVRREFELTPVKFMTGLAKISVFVVPVLLRLDLLWSLLYWTILVWGYMARRERQTLVVFLFVLVYVPWCLDQTNRLLEGPDQKVLITLHQANQENWNPQIERDLKRWIRRNPGDADVLFTMGLLNKREGRYDAAERYYKKALQYDPDWPECTSNLGNVYLVTNRLRDAIEQYERAISLSPGRASFYFNLHRAFARDSVLSSEKVGQALEMANKLDQDLVAYQTEIYSENSNRSVVDDTLSVGRLSGKVARLLQGRYPFGERMLRAWIKEVPGRYRYTCPLFFLVFLIVSALLSSRRKFPKRCPMCGTPSVRFFERRIQGDRVCFGCNRLFVKKDSIDPKMKERRMNQVKRYGRKKSVIWHVLSFILPGGGHLWKDQPVKGSAFLFVFFLFGLKFFFWNGIVRNPTTLVGQGPGFWVGLVFLAVFGVFYLGVLRSSLRIRSSGV; encoded by the coding sequence ATGAGAAAGACTCCGTGGGGCCTCCTCGCCATCGTCGGCTGGATCGGTTTTTTCTTGCTTTTCGCGGTCGAAGCCCATTCTTTCTTCCCCACCAAAGTGGACGGGTCCCACGATGTTGAACTTTCAAGTGAACTGAGCAAGCTCGTCGCTACTCTTTGGTTTCAAAGAAAAGAGAGGATTCTCTTCGACGGGGATCGCCTCGGCAAGAAGGAGCTCGACGCCATCTACGAGGCCCAGCTCAACCACGGAGTCAGAAACCTTCCCATCCTCTCCTCTCTTCTCGTGCGCGAGAGCCTGAGAGCTCTCGACAGGAACGACTTGGAAACCGCTCAGTCTCTCTGCCTGTACGCGAAAAAATTTGCTCGGGATTTTCCCCTCCCCTATTTCACCATGGCAAGGATCTACTGGACCCGCAGCAAGAAGCTGGTCAACCTGGCCGTCCGGGAGGATCTGGCCGGAATCTGGGCGATATTCAGGAATTTTGGAATCCTCTTTTTCAAATCCATAAACACACTGTACATGATCGCAGGCGCCCTTTTGCTGGCCTTTGTCGGCTTCGCCTTGATCATGTTGATCAAGTATCTTTCTCTCTACTTCTATGAGGTGAGGAGGGAGTTCGAGCTCACGCCGGTGAAGTTCATGACCGGCCTCGCCAAAATCTCCGTCTTTGTTGTGCCCGTCCTACTCAGGCTTGATCTCCTCTGGAGTCTCCTCTACTGGACTATTCTGGTGTGGGGTTATATGGCAAGGAGAGAGAGGCAGACCCTTGTGGTCTTCCTTTTCGTCCTCGTCTATGTTCCATGGTGTCTGGACCAGACAAACCGCCTGCTGGAAGGTCCGGATCAAAAGGTCCTGATTACCCTCCACCAGGCCAACCAGGAGAACTGGAATCCACAAATCGAGAGGGACCTCAAGAGATGGATCAGGAGGAACCCCGGAGATGCGGATGTTCTCTTCACCATGGGCCTTCTCAACAAGAGGGAGGGTCGCTATGATGCGGCGGAACGCTACTACAAGAAGGCCCTCCAGTACGACCCTGATTGGCCCGAGTGTACTTCCAATCTGGGAAATGTTTACCTCGTCACCAACCGGCTGAGAGATGCAATCGAGCAGTATGAGCGTGCCATATCACTCTCACCCGGGAGAGCGTCCTTCTACTTCAACCTCCACAGGGCCTTTGCCAGGGACTCTGTCCTCTCTTCGGAAAAGGTGGGACAGGCGCTCGAGATGGCAAACAAGCTGGATCAGGATCTGGTGGCATATCAGACGGAGATATATTCGGAAAACAGCAACCGGTCCGTGGTCGACGATACTCTCTCGGTCGGCCGCTTGTCGGGCAAGGTGGCTCGGCTTCTCCAAGGGCGGTACCCTTTCGGGGAAAGGATGCTGCGGGCCTGGATCAAGGAGGTCCCGGGGAGATACAGGTACACCTGTCCCCTCTTCTTCCTGGTTTTTCTGATAGTGTCCGCGTTGCTCTCTTCCAGGAGAAAATTCCCAAAGCGCTGTCCCATGTGTGGAACGCCGAGCGTCAGGTTCTTTGAGAGAAGAATACAGGGCGACCGGGTCTGCTTTGGGTGCAACCGCCTCTTTGTGAAGAAGGACAGCATCGATCCGAAGATGAAAGAGAGAAGAATGAACCAGGTGAAACGATACGGGAGAAAAAAGTCGGTGATCTGGCACGTCCTCTCCTTCATCCTCCCCGGGGGCGGACACCTCTGGAAGGATCAGCCGGTAAAGGGATCGGCCTTTCTGTTCGTTTTCTTTCTCTTTGGATTGAAGTTCTTCTTCTGGAACGGAATAGTCCGGAATCCAACCACCCTCGTGGGACAGGGCCCGGGTTTCTGGGTGGGGCTTGTCTTCCTCGCAGTCTTTGGAGTCTTCTATCTCGGAGTGCTCAGGAGTTCCCTGCGCATCCGGTCCAGTGGAGTCTGA
- a CDS encoding indolepyruvate oxidoreductase subunit beta → MENEVTNILLVGVGGQGIIVASDIMTDVFLEAGYDVKKSEIHGMAQRGGSVTSHVRFGKKVYSPIIKQGDADILLAFERLEALRWVNHLRGDGTVVMNDHKINPPAVNLGQMSYPERIEEILEKHCGRLHVLPATRLAEEAGDIRSTNVVLLGALSHLCSIREGLWIDVILKRLPPKVHSLNQRAFSLGRRHLRG, encoded by the coding sequence ATGGAAAATGAGGTGACAAACATCCTCCTTGTCGGTGTGGGAGGGCAGGGAATCATTGTAGCCAGTGATATCATGACAGACGTCTTTCTGGAGGCGGGATACGACGTGAAAAAGAGCGAGATCCACGGAATGGCTCAGCGGGGAGGGAGCGTCACGAGTCATGTCCGTTTCGGGAAGAAGGTCTATTCTCCCATCATTAAACAGGGGGACGCGGACATTCTCCTGGCCTTTGAACGACTCGAGGCACTGAGATGGGTGAACCACCTCAGGGGAGACGGCACGGTTGTCATGAATGACCACAAGATCAACCCGCCGGCAGTAAACCTCGGGCAGATGTCATATCCCGAGAGAATCGAAGAGATCCTGGAAAAGCACTGCGGCCGTCTCCATGTACTGCCGGCTACGCGTCTGGCTGAGGAGGCGGGTGACATCCGTTCAACCAACGTGGTGCTCCTTGGAGCTCTATCGCACCTGTGTTCCATCCGTGAAGGCCTTTGGATCGATGTGATCCTCAAGAGGCTTCCCCCCAAGGTCCACTCACTCAACCAGAGGGCTTTCTCCCTGGGACGGCGACATCTCCGGGGGTGA
- a CDS encoding nodulation protein NfeD encodes MKIWSFVVVLLVFLSLGSVSFESEEQIHQESHIDVIEVDGIINPVSAKYIVRSIDRASEEGAQCLIITLDTPGGLMESMREIVKKMLSAEVPVVVYVAPSGARAASAGVFVTMAAHVAAMAPSTNIGAAHPVTLGGKEQDKTMMEKIVNDTVAYARSIARKRGRNQDWAAKAVEKSVSITDDEAVKLKVVDLVSPSLEDLIQELNGRKIDLDGKAVILHTKGALVHRIPMNWKDRLLDAISHPQIAYLLFLLGMMGIYFEISNPGAILPGVIGGIAIILAFFAMQVLPINYAGLALIILGGILFIAEIKVTSYGLLSVAGVFCLLMGSLMLIDNPTDYLRLSWQVILPAVAVSASFFIFAVTMAIRARLKKPTTGVEGLVGRIGVAEVDFRPDGRVAVYGEIWTAESEDKIKKGDKVEVIGVDKLRLTVKKV; translated from the coding sequence ATGAAGATTTGGTCTTTTGTCGTGGTCCTGCTGGTCTTTCTTTCCTTGGGTTCTGTCTCCTTCGAGTCGGAGGAACAGATCCACCAGGAGAGTCACATCGATGTGATTGAAGTCGATGGGATCATCAACCCGGTCTCGGCGAAATACATCGTCCGCTCAATCGATCGTGCCAGTGAAGAGGGCGCTCAATGTCTCATCATCACCCTGGATACACCAGGGGGATTGATGGAATCTATGCGGGAAATCGTCAAGAAGATGCTCTCTGCCGAGGTTCCCGTTGTGGTCTACGTGGCCCCGAGCGGTGCCAGGGCGGCTTCGGCCGGTGTTTTTGTCACCATGGCGGCCCATGTTGCTGCCATGGCTCCCAGCACCAACATCGGTGCTGCTCATCCTGTTACACTCGGGGGCAAAGAACAGGACAAGACGATGATGGAGAAGATCGTCAACGACACGGTGGCCTATGCAAGGTCGATCGCCAGGAAACGGGGCAGAAACCAGGATTGGGCCGCCAAGGCCGTGGAAAAAAGCGTTTCCATCACCGACGATGAGGCGGTCAAACTGAAGGTCGTCGACCTCGTGAGTCCCAGCCTGGAGGACCTGATTCAAGAGCTGAACGGCCGGAAGATCGATCTCGATGGTAAGGCCGTCATTCTCCATACCAAGGGCGCCCTGGTCCATCGAATCCCCATGAACTGGAAAGACCGCCTTCTAGACGCCATCTCCCATCCCCAGATCGCCTACCTTCTATTCCTTTTAGGCATGATGGGAATCTATTTCGAAATCTCAAATCCTGGCGCCATCCTGCCCGGGGTTATCGGAGGCATCGCCATCATCCTGGCTTTCTTTGCCATGCAGGTTCTTCCGATAAACTACGCGGGTCTCGCGCTGATAATCCTGGGAGGTATCCTCTTTATCGCGGAGATCAAGGTGACCAGTTACGGGCTCCTCTCCGTGGCCGGGGTCTTCTGTCTTCTCATGGGTTCGCTCATGCTCATAGACAATCCTACCGATTACCTGAGACTCTCCTGGCAGGTCATCTTACCTGCAGTGGCCGTTAGTGCAAGTTTCTTCATCTTCGCCGTGACCATGGCCATCCGGGCCCGCCTCAAGAAACCCACCACCGGAGTCGAGGGACTGGTGGGGAGAATCGGTGTGGCAGAGGTCGATTTCCGGCCAGACGGCCGTGTGGCGGTCTACGGAGAGATCTGGACTGCGGAGAGCGAAGACAAGATAAAAAAGGGGGACAAGGTGGAGGTGATCGGAGTCGACAAGTTGAGACTGACCGTCAAGAAGGTGTGA
- a CDS encoding DUF4388 domain-containing protein, whose protein sequence is MGLEGSLTDFRITEIIQLIGQQFKTGVFHVQSGRKFVEVFFLDGLIVHVMANYRSKKDLLGEILLKAKKISQDQLEKVLKLQAETLQYAGEIMVDLKILTEEEIIRVISTQVYETIYDLLTWKEGEFRFELRAVESYKKISIALSPEHVLLNVLRMIDEWPDIESKISSLYVVFRKVKPLPENQEEFSPEKRVVYDLTDGNLTLREVIDRSLLGKFNACEAMVDLWDKGYVERVGIRKPSFTRMMGAKVGLGSFKSTSTLVTYGMVLAISIALVFSARFGLFSEAGMSPTRIALPRSFVKQVASEGIRKALTLYYLENGEYPDSLEDLVDVGLIPTKGFQSELSFSQLHYKKVKRGGYILTLLAGLPR, encoded by the coding sequence ATGGGCCTTGAGGGGTCACTGACGGATTTCAGAATCACCGAGATCATTCAGCTCATCGGACAGCAGTTCAAGACAGGGGTTTTTCACGTCCAGAGCGGCCGAAAATTCGTGGAAGTCTTTTTCCTCGATGGGTTGATCGTACATGTGATGGCAAACTACCGGTCCAAGAAGGACCTGCTCGGTGAGATTCTCCTCAAAGCCAAGAAGATCTCCCAGGACCAGCTCGAAAAGGTTCTGAAGCTCCAAGCCGAGACCCTCCAGTATGCGGGGGAGATAATGGTCGACTTGAAGATCCTGACCGAGGAGGAGATCATACGGGTTATTTCCACGCAGGTATATGAGACCATTTACGACCTGCTGACGTGGAAAGAAGGCGAGTTCCGCTTCGAACTGCGGGCGGTCGAAAGCTACAAGAAGATCTCCATCGCCCTGAGCCCGGAGCACGTCCTGCTCAATGTTTTACGGATGATCGATGAGTGGCCCGACATCGAGTCCAAGATCTCCAGTCTCTATGTGGTATTCAGGAAGGTCAAACCCCTGCCCGAGAACCAGGAAGAGTTCTCTCCTGAGAAGCGTGTGGTTTACGATCTGACCGATGGCAACCTCACTCTCCGGGAGGTGATAGACAGGAGCCTTCTCGGGAAGTTCAACGCATGTGAGGCCATGGTCGACTTGTGGGACAAGGGCTATGTCGAACGGGTGGGCATCCGCAAGCCCAGTTTTACGAGGATGATGGGGGCCAAGGTGGGTCTCGGCTCCTTCAAGAGCACCTCCACCCTCGTTACCTACGGCATGGTCTTGGCCATCTCGATTGCACTGGTCTTCTCCGCTAGATTCGGCCTCTTCTCAGAGGCAGGGATGAGTCCAACCCGTATCGCCCTGCCCAGGTCCTTCGTAAAGCAGGTTGCCTCTGAAGGGATCAGGAAGGCTCTCACCCTCTACTATCTCGAAAACGGGGAGTACCCCGATTCTCTTGAGGATCTGGTAGATGTGGGATTGATCCCGACCAAAGGATTCCAGTCCGAACTCAGTTTCTCCCAACTCCACTACAAGAAGGTGAAACGCGGGGGCTACATCCTCACCCTCCTTGCCGGCCTGCCCCGTTGA
- a CDS encoding DUF2845 domain-containing protein produces MRTVRLVAILVLVALLATPVLALDVSSIQCGLNVVYLGDLDSNVMSKCGAPTYTGQDRWTYDDGYSDTYVVIHFGAGGPYRRRVMRIELVYRRAP; encoded by the coding sequence ATGAGAACGGTGAGACTTGTTGCGATACTTGTTCTGGTAGCACTGCTTGCAACCCCGGTTTTGGCCCTCGACGTCTCGTCCATCCAGTGCGGGCTGAACGTCGTCTATCTGGGGGATCTGGACAGTAACGTGATGAGCAAGTGCGGAGCCCCCACTTATACCGGGCAGGACCGCTGGACTTATGATGATGGCTATTCGGACACCTATGTGGTCATCCATTTCGGTGCAGGCGGCCCCTACCGGCGCAGGGTCATGAGGATAGAGCTTGTCTACCGCCGCGCACCGTGA
- a CDS encoding tetratricopeptide repeat protein: protein MAKKLKRRTKKIEEPKESVVFKEIRDRFVRNWRLFTLAAILLAVLAGGIVWWRASLRERESRASFLLSQGVERLKEAEGLSGKEADGAYRDALERLTDLLKRYPSTESGRLALIYAGRCLSRMGRYGEAIQKYQKFLSKDGGKPLCRCLALEGLGYAYLHEKKYEEALASFKELGGLDQCFLGGESILGLARTYEGMGRDKEALKAYKDFLSRYPDAAESDLIKRRVALLEEKLR from the coding sequence ATGGCAAAGAAGCTGAAGAGACGCACGAAGAAGATCGAGGAGCCAAAGGAATCGGTTGTTTTCAAGGAGATCAGGGATCGGTTTGTTCGAAACTGGAGACTTTTTACCCTGGCGGCTATCCTCCTGGCTGTGCTGGCAGGCGGGATTGTGTGGTGGCGTGCCAGTCTCCGGGAGAGGGAGAGTAGGGCCTCCTTCCTGCTGTCCCAAGGGGTGGAAAGATTGAAGGAGGCGGAAGGCTTGAGCGGGAAGGAGGCCGATGGGGCGTATAGGGATGCCCTCGAAAGATTGACGGATCTTCTGAAGCGATACCCTTCCACGGAGAGCGGTAGGCTCGCCCTCATCTATGCGGGGAGGTGCTTGTCAAGAATGGGGCGGTACGGGGAAGCTATCCAGAAGTATCAGAAGTTTCTCTCTAAGGACGGCGGTAAGCCGCTGTGCCGTTGTCTTGCCTTGGAGGGGCTCGGATATGCCTACCTGCACGAAAAGAAGTATGAGGAGGCTCTGGCCTCATTCAAGGAGTTGGGGGGGCTGGATCAGTGCTTTCTCGGGGGTGAGTCGATTCTGGGGCTTGCCAGGACATATGAGGGAATGGGTCGAGACAAGGAGGCCCTCAAGGCTTACAAGGACTTCCTGAGCCGGTACCCCGACGCCGCCGAGTCGGATCTGATCAAAAGGCGGGTGGCGTTACTGGAAGAGAAGCTCCGCTAG